A window of Aequoribacter fuscus genomic DNA:
ATTGCAGAACGTTTGTGCCACGGATAGCGCCTGCTCAATACTCGCGCACAAAATCACCCCCTCAGGCAGATCAGGCTGACCCGAAGAAACGACGATGCTAGTGCGATTCGGCAATAGCCCCGGCAAGGACTCGAACGTACGCCGCCCCATAATCATTGGCTTGCCCAAAGTAACACGTTTGAAAAAAGCGAGATCGGTAGGCACATGCCAAGGCAGGTCGCCGTTAAGGCCGATCACGCCATTTTTAGCGACCGCAAACACGGCAGAAACCAAAGGTTTACTCATATCGCCACCGCGCCAGCAATGTGCGCGTGGGGCTCGTAACCCACAAGTTCAAAATCGTCAAAGCAGTAGTCGTAAATCGACTCCGGCTTGCGCTTAATTCGCAAGGTTGGGAGCGCTCGAGGCTCGCGCTCAAGTTGAGTCTCGACCTGCTCAAAATGGTTGCTGTAGATGTGCGAATCACCGGTGCTTATGATGACCTCACCAGGCTCTAATTCGCACTGCTGACACAACATATGCGTCAACAAGGCCAAACTTGCCAAGTTGTAAGGCAAACCCAAGAATGAGTCACTAGAACGAATGTAAAGCTGCGCCGACAAACGACCATTCGCGACATAAAACTGATACAGGAGATGGCAGGGCGGCAACGCCATTTTGCCCTGCCTCACATTCTCTTGTGGACTGAGCGTTTCATCGGGCAAATACTCGACGTTCCATCCATGAAATAGAATCCGACGCGAATCCGGCTTGTGCTTCAAACAATCAATGACGTAGTCGATTTGGTTAATCGCGCCACCGTCGGCAGTTGGCCATGACCGCCATTGCGCGCCATAAATCGGACCCAAATCGCCCTCTTCAGTTGCCCACTCATCCCAAATCGAAACACCATTTTCCCGCAACCAAGCGGTATTCGTATCTCCTCTCAAAAACCAAATGAGCTCGTTAGCGATGCTTTTGAAATGCAACTTTTTGGTCGTCAACAGTGGAAAGCCTTCGCTCAAGTCATGACGAAATTGACGCGCAAACACCGAGCGCGTGCCGGTGCCCGTTCGATCTGACTTATCGACGCCGTGCGCCATGATATCGCGCAACAAATCTAGGTAAACCTTCATATTCCCTTCCTAACCGTGTTTTTTTGGCGACGCCTTGTGCGAGTACGCCCACCACAATAAATACAAGCCCAAGAGTATCATGGGGATGCATAAAATTTGACCGCGCGTCATCCAACCAAACGCCTGAAACCCCAAATGCGCATCCGGCTCACGAAAGAATTCAGCGAGAAAGCGCAAGCAACCGTAACCCAAAGAGAACAGCCCAGCTGCCGCCCACCGAGGTCGCCGCTGTCGCGTAAACCAATAGACCAACGCGAATAGCGTTACCCCCTCCAAGCCGAATTGATAGAGCTGTGACGGATGCCTGGGCAACTGCATAGGGTCATTAGGAAAAACCATAGCCCAAGGCACAGTCGCGGCGCGCCCCCATAACTCTTGCCCGATAAAATTCCCCAATCGACCCAGAGCCAAGCCAATGGGCGCAAGTGGCGCGACAAAATCGAGCAGATCCCCCAAGGCAACCTTTCGGGTCGTTGACAGGTAATACACCGCGGCGATCACACCCAGTAAGCCGCCATGAAAAGACATACCCCCTTCCCAAACCCGCAACGCCCAGGCTGGATCAGACAGCAGGCGATCGGTCCCATAAAACAAAATATAGCCAAGCCGCCCACCCAAGACGATACCGATCGCAGCGTAAAAAATTAAGTCGTCGACCCACTCCTCGCGCCATACCGAGCCCGCTTTGCGGCACTCTCTGCGCGCCAACCACCAAGCAAACGCCAAGCCCGCCAAATAGGTCAGACCATACCAATGGATTTTAAGAGGCCCAAGCTCTAGCGCAACGGGATCAATGGCGGGGTAAGCCAGCATAGTGAAAGCCCTGTAAAAAGCACGTAGGGTAGCACCCTTACGTTTAGAATTAATGTAACCTTGCAATTTTTAGCAGGATAAACCGCCATGTGCCTGATTGCTATCGGCTGGCAAGCACATCCGACGATGCCGCTGGTCATTGTTGCTAATCGCGATGAGTTTTACCAGCGCGAGTCGCAAAGCATGACCTTTTGGGAGGATCAACCAAACATCCTCGCCGGCAGAGATTTACAGGCGGGCGGCACTTGGCTTGGCGTCAACGCACAGGGCCGCTTCGCCGCCTTAACCAATGTTCGCGAGACGCTTCCACCAGCGACCGAAACATCTCGCGGAAGCCTCGTTGGGCTGTGGCTTAGCAATCAATCCTCAAGCATGGAGCTCGTTGGTCAACTGGCCGACACGGCCGCGACGTACAGTGGCTACAACCTCATATTTGGCGACACCTCACAGCTGCTTTGGGCGAGCAATCGCGGCCAAAATGGCTTCGAGTACAGCTATTTAGCGAGCGGCATTTACGGCCTGAGCAACGCGTCGCTGAATACGCCATGGCCGAAACTTCGACTGGCCAAGCAACGTTTAGCCCTGCAACTTAAACTCTCCCACCCCTCGATCGCCGAGCTGGCGTGGGTTACGGCAGATACCTGCACGCAGGACGACTTAAGTCACTTAGGCGACACTGACATGGAAGAAAGCTGGCTTAGAGCACTGAGCGCACAATGGATTGCGACCCCCGATTATGGGACTCGAGCACAAACCGTCATTACGCGTGAAAACACTGGGCAAATGACATGCCACGAACGCACCGTCAGCGCTCGCGGCGACACCACTAGCGAGCAAACCTTTCAGTTTAGGATATAGAGCCTACAGCCTCATCAAGGCTCACCGGCACAAACTGCTGCATGCCACGTTCGGACAAGAAGGCGCCCAAAGCGCCCTGAATTTGCTCTGAGTGATCCATGACTACGACCTCTTCAAGCAAATTACGCGCATCATCGAGCAAGACCGAGCGAAGCGCTTTTTTGACTTTAGGCAAGCTTATCGAGTTCATCGACAAGGTGTCGTAACCCATCGCCGCCAGTAATACCGACGCGCCCGGATCACCTGCAAGCTCCCCGCAAATACTAACTGGCTTGCCCTCAGCCTTGCCGCTTTCAGCCACAATCCTCAAAGCCTGTATCACCGCGGGATGGTACGCATGATAAAGATCAGCCACCCGTGCATTGTTGCGATCAACGGCCAAGAGATACTGAGTCAAATCATTTGAACCTACGCTTAAGAAGTCGACCTTCCTAGCTAAAGCGCGCGCCTGATACACCGCCGCTGGAACCTCAACCATAACACCAACAGGGGGACGCTCGCCCACTTCGTGACCCTCCTGCAGCAGCTCCTGATAACAGCGCTCGACCAAATCAAGCGCTTCTTGAAGCTCGGACATATTACTCACCATCGGCAGCATAATGCGTAAGTTACCCAAACCCACATTTGCCTTCATCATGGCTCGGACCTGCGCCAAAAATATCTCGGGATGATCGAGCGTGACTCGCAGACCACGCCAGCCCAAAAAGGGGTTAGCCTCTTCGATTGGAAAATAGGGTAAGGCCTTATCACCCCCAATATCCAACGTGCGCATGGTGACCGCTTTAGGGGCAAAAGCTTCTAACTGCTGCCGATACAGTTGGCGCTGCTCTTCCTCGCTGGGAAAGCGCTCTTGCATTAGAAATGGCACCTCTGTTCGGTACAGACCGACGCCTTCGGCGCCTCGATCTAACGAAATTGCCACATCGGCCATCAACCCAGTGTTCACGAATAAAGGAATTCGGTGTCCATCTGCCGTCTCGCAATCTACGTCTCGCAAAGATTCCAAATCTTTGCTCAAAGCCGCCTCTTGCTCGACCAACTCTTCAAAACGCTCGAGCAACATCGTCGACGGATTCAAATGCACAACACCGTTATACCCATCGATAATAACGGTCTTACCCTCAAGCCGGGTGTAGGGTAAATCAACAGCACCCATGAGAGTCGGAATGCCCATAGCGCGGGCTAAAATAGCAACGTGAGAATTGCCTGAGCCTCGCACCGATATTAATCCCACCAAGTTTTCTCGAGGCACCTCACCGAGCATTGACGCGGTCAACTCCTCGCCCACCAGGACCACTCGATCCGAATAATCTCGCTTATCGTGCGCATCGACCTGAAGGTAACTTAAGACCCGAGTGCCAAGATCTTTAACATCAACGGCACGCTCTCGTAGGTAACTGTGCTCCATTTGCTCGAAGTGCCGTATATGCTCGATCATCACCTGACTTAAGGCACCTTGGGCCCAATTGCCGGCCTTGATCAACGCGGCCACTTCGGCACCGATGGTGGAATCATCAAGAATACTTAAATACACATCGAACAACGCACGATCTTCAGCGTTCAGCTGATCGGCCAAATTCGCAGCAACCGCACGCACATCATTACGAACCGCCTCGAGTGCTTGCTTGAAGGCACGCAATTCGGCGCGCCGGTCATTCGCTTGTTTCTTGGGCACCGCATACAAATCAGCGACAGGCGACACAACAGCGACCTGTCCCACCGCAACACCCGGAGAACCTCCAATACCCGTAACACGGGTTGAGCCCTGCGGACTCGCATTGGTATCAGTGTATTCTTCTTGGATCGAGCCGGTAACCTGAGCATGCGCAATCACGCCCGCCAGCTGTGCCGACATGGTGACCAAAAAGGCCTCATCGCTCTCGTCAAATCGACGCCGCTGTGCCTGCTGAACAACCAGCACACCCAACACGATCTTGTGGTGGATAATCGGCACCCCCAAAAAGGCGTGAAAGGGCTCTTCGCCAATACCTGATAGCAACTGGAAATGCGGGTGCTCTGACGCGTTGTCCAAGTTCACGGGCTCTTCACGGGTCGCAACCAAACCAACCAAGCCCTCGTTATGGGCCAAGCTCAACAAACCAATCTGGTTTTTGTTAAGACCTTCGGTCGCTCTAAACACCAAGCGATTTGTTGCTGGGTCACGTAAATACACTGAGCACACCTGTGTCCCCATGGCGTCTCGCACCCGGGTCACGATGATTTTCAGCGCCTCCTCTAACGATTCAGCCGCATTTACGCGTTGCACAATGTTGCGCAACATTTCCAGCATCATACCTGTTTAATCCTGCCGCAATGTCACATTCACCGGCGCACAGTCTGCCAGCTCCTGCATGGCCAAGCGATACACCTCACGCTTGAAGTGGATCACTTGATCAATCGGGTGCCAATAATCGACCCACTCCCAATGATCAAATTCTGGTGTACCGTGTCCATCCAATTGGATAGCGTCGTCAGTCGCCAGTAACCGCAACAAAAACCACTTCTGTTTTTGGCCGACACACTTTCGCCCCGGACCTTTACGCCAGTACTGCCGCGGCAAGTGATACCGAAGCCAGCGCTCTGTTTGGCCTAAGATTTCGACGTGGTGCGCCTGTAACCCAACCTCTTCTTGCAACTCTCGATACAAGGCCTGCTCGGGGCTCTCTCCCGAATCAATCCCACCTTGCGGAAATTGCCAACCGTTTTTACCGCCGATACGACGGGCCCAAAACACTTTGCCGAGGTCGTTACAGATGATAATGCCGACGTTCGGCCGAAAACCATCTTCGTCAATCACGACTCGCCTCTTTTCTATAAATTTCATGTTAACCTTGCCACTATAGCACGGAGTCAGGCTTTCGCGACTGCCTGATCGATATTCTCAACAAAAGGCTCACTATGGCACTGGCGATTTTTGATCTCGATAACACACTCTTGGGCACCGACTCTGACCACCAATGGGGCGAGTACCTATGCGATCAAGGCCTTGTGTCTGCCGATGAATTTCGGGCCCGCAACGACCAGTTTTATGAAGATTACAAATTGGCAAGGTTAGATATCAACGCCTACCTTCGCTTCGTGCTCACAACCATCAAGGGCCTAAGTACCCGCGAAGTCGACGACTTGCACAGCGTATTTTTCCAGAGCCACATCGCGCCCTTTATGTTGACCAAAGCGCAGGACTGCGTGAACCAACATAACGCTAATGGTGACACCTGCCTCGTGATTACGGCGACCAGCCGCTTCATCACCGAGCCCATTGTGAGGGCGTTTGGTATTGAGCACATCATTGCGTCAGAGGCACAGATTATCGACGGACACTACACCGGCGAGCCTTCGGGCACCCCAAGTTTCGCAGGTGGTAAAGTCACGCGGCTTGCCGAGTGGCTAAACACCAAACCGGAACTTAAATCACAGGAGCACTATTTTTACAGCGATTCTCGCAACGATTTACCGTTGCTTGAAGAAGTCAGCCACCCTGTCGCTGTGGATCCCGACGATACCTTGCGGCACATTGCGAGCGAGCGAGGGTGGCCTATTTTAAGCTTTAGAGACTAATCGTCGCAGCTCGCATCGTATTGCTCTGCGGTAAGCAAATCATCAACACTCGTGGCGTCATCGAGGCGCATCTTGAAGAACCAGCCATCACCATAAGGGTCTTCATTGATGACTTCCGGGTTATCTTCTAAGTTTTCGTTGATCGCAATAATTTCGCCACCGATGGGTGCGTAGATATCCGACGCGGCTTTTACCGACTCGACAACACCCGCCTCATCGCCGGCACCGAGTTGGGCGCCAACTTCGGGTAACTCGACAAACACAACATCGCCTAGCGCTTCTTGCGCATGATTCGTGATGCCGACTGTCGCAGTACCATCGTCCTCAACGCGGACCCACTCGTGGCTGCTAACGTAACGTAACTCTGCTGGTGATTGGCTCATGGCATTCCCCCAAATTAAAAAGCGTATTCTACCCCAGAGCGGTAGAAAGACAATCAGGCAAGACCCATTGCGATTTTGGCCACTTTCCGCTTCACCGGACTTAACCGGTTAAACGTGGACATTCCCGCATTGCGCAACCAGCGCACGACAGGATTGTGCTGATCAAACAAGCGAACAAAACCTTCCATTGCGCCCGCAACGACCAGATTGTCAGTTTTACGCCGACGCTGATAACGCGCTAGCACCAGCGTAGACCCAAGATCTAGACCTTTGCTGGCAGCTCGGCCCAACTCTTCGGCCAGCACAGAAACATCAGCAAAACCCAAATTAATACCCTGTCCGGCTAAAGGATGAATGGTATGCGCAGCATCGCCCACCAGCACACAACGCTTGGCTTGATAGTTCATTGCGTGGCGTTGCCGTAGAGGAACGCAAATCCGCTGAGATACCCCCGTGATTGCACCCAGTTGGATTTCGCTTTTGTGCGCCAGCGCGTCCATAAAATCAGCGTCCTCAAGCTGCATCAGGCGCTCGGCCTCGCGCTCGTGCGCAGACCAAACAAGGGATACAAATTGATCGCTGGGATGACTCAAGGGCAGAAAGGCGAGCGGACCCGTGCGCAGAAACCACTGCCGCGCCACGTGCTCATGCATGCACTCTGTCCGAAGGGTGGCCACAATCGCTGACTGACCGTAAGGCCACTCGACGACATCAACACCCATGTATTGCCGAATAATCGAAAGTGCACCATCAGCACCAACTAACAGCTGTGCTGACCAAGTTTGCCCCGACTTTAACTCAATGCGCGCCTCGGACTCGGTTGTGTCAATCGCGTTAATCTCTTGCTGCATCAACGTTCGCACGCGACTTTGTTTCAGCTTGTCATGCAAAGCGGCCAGTAACACAGAGTTTTCGACGATGGCTCCTAGCTCACTCACTTGCAGCTCGGCGGCATCAAATTGCACAAAGCCTGTGCCCTCGCCGTCCCACACCTGCATCGATCGGTACGCTTGGCGACGGACCGACGGTAAATCTAGGCCCTGTTCACCTAAGAACTGCCATGAATTTGCCGCCACGGCACTGACTCGAGCGTCGAAGTCGTACACGGTTTGGGGCTGTTCATGTTGCACTTCGGCCCACGAACCCCGTTCGACAATCACCACATCAAGGCCCTGCCTATCTAAGGCCAGTGCGAGACTCGCTCCTGCTAATCCGCCACCAACGATCACAACATCACATTGACTAGACATAGTCGCCCTCACCAACAGCGCCCGCGGCAATCGCAGTAAATCGCTGCTTCACTGTCGGTATCAGATCCATGAAACCCAGGGCAAAATTGCGTACGGCACCCACCGCCCCTGTGTACTGAAATAGCTCGGGCAATAAATCACTGGCGTTCACGGTACGCCACTGATCCAGAGCTCGGCGCTGTGCATAGGGCGACAGAGCCGCGCTAGAAAAATCCTGGCTGCTCACGCACTGTGTTAGTACCTCGGTCAGACTGCGAATATCCCGCACGGATAAATTAAACCCCTGACCAGCTACCGGGTGAAGGGTGTGCGCCGCATTTCCTAACACCACAATACCCGCCCGAACTTGCTCAATACGATGCATCATTTGCAGCGGATACACGTGGCGCTCACCCACCTGTTCGATACGGCCCAATCGATACCCAAATTGCGCCTCTAAACTTTTGCAGAATTGCCGATCAGTCAGGCTCATAAGCTCGTCGATTCGATCTTTAGGTGCGGTCCAGACCAGCGCGCTGCGATTTAAGTCGCCCGCGTTGTTTAGGGGCAACATCGCCATGGGCCCCTGTTCGCTAAAACGCTCATAAGCGCAGTGACCATGGTGCTCTGCGGTGGCGACGTTGGCAATAATCGCACTGTGAGCGTAGGCCTTCGATTCGCGGAGCATGCCCAGACGCTGCGCCAAAGCAGATTGGCCACCGTCGGCAATAATCAGACAATCTAACAACTGTGCTTTACCGTCGGCATCGAATACTTCTACGCCGCGGGCTTTGGGCTGAATGGTCGCCACCTCGCTGGGGGCATGCACCCTGACTCGGCTATCTTTGAGTTGTTGGGAAAGTGTTTCGCCCAAAACCCGATTCTCGATGACGCCGCCTAATTGCGGCCAGTTGACCTGCTGCGCGGTCAATACTGTCGATCCCATCCTTCCCTTATTCGAGACATGAATGGACCGGATAGGACACGCTTGCTGGGACACATCCAGCAGACCCAAACTGTCCATATAGCGCAGAGTGTCAAAGCTTAAAGCCGTGGAGCGATCATCAAAAGATGGCTGGGACAACGGGCGATCAAAGTCTATCGACGCTACATCAAAAACATGAATAGCACAGCTTGCTCCGAACGACCTATCGAAAGCCAACGCGGCCAGCAAACCCACCATGCCGCCGCCGACAATACCTACATTATGCCTTATCGATTCATCCACAGCTCGATCTCTTCAACCGTTTTAGGCGCTTGTTCAGTCAGCACCTCAGGGCCTCGTTCACTAATCAATACGTCGTCTTCAATTCGAATACCGATACCGCGCCAACGCTCGTGCACCAAAGCGTTATCAGAGGCGATGTAAATACCAGGTTCTACCGTTGTTACCATACCAGCCAACAAATCACGCCAGCGACCCTCTCTCTGATAATCGCCGACATCGTGCACATCAAGCCCCAGCCAGTGCCCAACACGATGCATGTAAAAGGCTTGGTATGCTTTGGTGTCTATCAGGTCATTCAGGGTTCCCCGCAAGATACCCAAATCCAGCAGACCCTCGGTAATAATACGCACGCTAGCGTCATGACTTGCCTGCCAAGGCAGCCCCACTTGGAGCTGCTCGATCGCAGCCTTCTGGGCCAGTAACACGATCTCGTACACAGCTTTCTGCTCGGGGCTAAAACGCCCGTTCACGGGGAAGGTACGGGTGACATCGGCAGCATACATCTGATACTCGCACCCCGCATCGATCAGCACTAACTCTCCGTCACACATACGGCGGCTGTTTTTGTCGTAGTGCAAGGTACACGCGTTTGGACCGCTTCCAACAATGGGCGCATAAGCCTGTTCGCGTGCCCCATGACGAGCAAACACATACTGTAACTCCGCTTCCAACTGGTATTCATAAACACCCGGGGCCGCCGCTCGCATCGCCGCCTGATGGCCAGCAACTGTAATATCAGCCGCCTTACGCATGACCTCAAGCTCCGCAGCATCTTTAATTAAGCGGTGCTCATGCAACAGGCGATGCAAATCGATCAAATCGCCCGGGGCCAAACTTAAGCTCGAGGCGTGCTGACGCAAATGTGCCAAAATACCCAGCACCCGCTGATCAAAATCAGGACGCAAACCCACCGAGTAGTACACATGCTCACGCCCTTCCATTAAGCCAGGCAAGATGTCATCGATGTCATCCAAAGGGAAGGCGTCGTCGAAGCCGTAGTCACTGACCGCGCGCTCAGGGCCAACTTGCTCGCCCTCCCATAGGGCGGTTTTAGGGTCGGGCTCGGCGCAAAACAAGATCGCCTCACCGTGCGGACGCCCGGGGACCAATACGATCAGCGCGTCGGGCTCATTAAAACCACTGAGGTACCAAAAATCACTGTCCTGCCTGAAGCGAAAATGCGTATCACGACTTCGTATTTTTTGCGAAGCAGCCGGCACCAAAGCTACCGCATTGTCGACCATGTCGGTCATTAAGCGCTGTCGACGGGCTGCGTGATTTTTAAAAGAAGAACGCATGACTTGGATTAGTGCCAGATACGCTCGTGCTCATCTTCCAACGAGAGCTCATCGTCGTCGAGCGCGTAGGTGGAATACAAATTCAAAACCACCACGCGAACGTATTCTAACAACTCAAAAAAATCATTCTCTTGCTCATCGAAATCATCGAACCCACTCACCTCGACTCGCGCAATTTGGGCTAAGTCTCTGAGAATCTCTGCCGACTCGGTAGTCACCTGATCCGATTGTGTAACCCCTGCCGCAAAGCCTTTTAAGAAACCCTCGCACCACAGCGCTAAACCCTCTGATCGCAGCTCCAACTCATCATCATCGTCCGGCACGAGGGGCGAAAACCCGTAGTCAGGATCGCATAAGGCCCGCAAACTCGCTGCGGCTGCCTGTTCTGTGGCGACCATCAAATCACCAGTGATGGACTCTTTTAGCGCGTGCCCCATGGCCGCTAGCAAGTCGTCCGACCGAAGCCCGGACACCAGCAAACCCACCACGCAACCGTGCCACTCTGAGGGTGACAAATCGACCCCTTCCATCAAAAACAAATCGGCTACCTGATCAAAGTCACTCGCCAGGACTTCGTCACTTTCTATCCACATAAAAAACTTCCTTATCGCAACACGCCACGGCTCGCGTTGACCTAAATCGATGTCCCTACTATAGTAACCGAGAATTCATCGGTATACCGCAAATGCCTGCACATAAACCCGAAGCCCTAGAGCAAAAGATCGACCAACTCATTGCGTTGTGCAAAGAGCTTAACGCCGAAAACCAAATGCTGCTGGAACAACGCAACAGTTGGTATCGTGAGCGTCAAATGCTGGTCGAGCAAAACCAAGCCGTAAAAAATAAAGTCTCTACGGTGCTG
This region includes:
- a CDS encoding dihydrofolate reductase, producing MSKPLVSAVFAVAKNGVIGLNGDLPWHVPTDLAFFKRVTLGKPMIMGRRTFESLPGLLPNRTSIVVSSGQPDLPEGVILCASIEQALSVAQTFCNADQNEIIIAGGSQIYASALPFTDRLIVTHIDAEPEGDTVLDCIDWSEWVSVQAEHPGQSEKDQYACHFVTYERIGV
- a CDS encoding thymidylate synthase — protein: MKVYLDLLRDIMAHGVDKSDRTGTGTRSVFARQFRHDLSEGFPLLTTKKLHFKSIANELIWFLRGDTNTAWLRENGVSIWDEWATEEGDLGPIYGAQWRSWPTADGGAINQIDYVIDCLKHKPDSRRILFHGWNVEYLPDETLSPQENVRQGKMALPPCHLLYQFYVANGRLSAQLYIRSSDSFLGLPYNLASLALLTHMLCQQCELEPGEVIISTGDSHIYSNHFEQVETQLEREPRALPTLRIKRKPESIYDYCFDDFELVGYEPHAHIAGAVAI
- the lgt gene encoding prolipoprotein diacylglyceryl transferase, translating into MLAYPAIDPVALELGPLKIHWYGLTYLAGLAFAWWLARRECRKAGSVWREEWVDDLIFYAAIGIVLGGRLGYILFYGTDRLLSDPAWALRVWEGGMSFHGGLLGVIAAVYYLSTTRKVALGDLLDFVAPLAPIGLALGRLGNFIGQELWGRAATVPWAMVFPNDPMQLPRHPSQLYQFGLEGVTLFALVYWFTRQRRPRWAAAGLFSLGYGCLRFLAEFFREPDAHLGFQAFGWMTRGQILCIPMILLGLYLLWWAYSHKASPKKHG
- a CDS encoding NRDE family protein, which codes for MCLIAIGWQAHPTMPLVIVANRDEFYQRESQSMTFWEDQPNILAGRDLQAGGTWLGVNAQGRFAALTNVRETLPPATETSRGSLVGLWLSNQSSSMELVGQLADTAATYSGYNLIFGDTSQLLWASNRGQNGFEYSYLASGIYGLSNASLNTPWPKLRLAKQRLALQLKLSHPSIAELAWVTADTCTQDDLSHLGDTDMEESWLRALSAQWIATPDYGTRAQTVITRENTGQMTCHERTVSARGDTTSEQTFQFRI
- the ptsP gene encoding phosphoenolpyruvate--protein phosphotransferase translates to MLEMLRNIVQRVNAAESLEEALKIIVTRVRDAMGTQVCSVYLRDPATNRLVFRATEGLNKNQIGLLSLAHNEGLVGLVATREEPVNLDNASEHPHFQLLSGIGEEPFHAFLGVPIIHHKIVLGVLVVQQAQRRRFDESDEAFLVTMSAQLAGVIAHAQVTGSIQEEYTDTNASPQGSTRVTGIGGSPGVAVGQVAVVSPVADLYAVPKKQANDRRAELRAFKQALEAVRNDVRAVAANLADQLNAEDRALFDVYLSILDDSTIGAEVAALIKAGNWAQGALSQVMIEHIRHFEQMEHSYLRERAVDVKDLGTRVLSYLQVDAHDKRDYSDRVVLVGEELTASMLGEVPRENLVGLISVRGSGNSHVAILARAMGIPTLMGAVDLPYTRLEGKTVIIDGYNGVVHLNPSTMLLERFEELVEQEAALSKDLESLRDVDCETADGHRIPLFVNTGLMADVAISLDRGAEGVGLYRTEVPFLMQERFPSEEEQRQLYRQQLEAFAPKAVTMRTLDIGGDKALPYFPIEEANPFLGWRGLRVTLDHPEIFLAQVRAMMKANVGLGNLRIMLPMVSNMSELQEALDLVERCYQELLQEGHEVGERPPVGVMVEVPAAVYQARALARKVDFLSVGSNDLTQYLLAVDRNNARVADLYHAYHPAVIQALRIVAESGKAEGKPVSICGELAGDPGASVLLAAMGYDTLSMNSISLPKVKKALRSVLLDDARNLLEEVVVMDHSEQIQGALGAFLSERGMQQFVPVSLDEAVGSIS
- a CDS encoding RNA pyrophosphohydrolase, with amino-acid sequence MIDEDGFRPNVGIIICNDLGKVFWARRIGGKNGWQFPQGGIDSGESPEQALYRELQEEVGLQAHHVEILGQTERWLRYHLPRQYWRKGPGRKCVGQKQKWFLLRLLATDDAIQLDGHGTPEFDHWEWVDYWHPIDQVIHFKREVYRLAMQELADCAPVNVTLRQD
- a CDS encoding HAD family hydrolase, translating into MALAIFDLDNTLLGTDSDHQWGEYLCDQGLVSADEFRARNDQFYEDYKLARLDINAYLRFVLTTIKGLSTREVDDLHSVFFQSHIAPFMLTKAQDCVNQHNANGDTCLVITATSRFITEPIVRAFGIEHIIASEAQIIDGHYTGEPSGTPSFAGGKVTRLAEWLNTKPELKSQEHYFYSDSRNDLPLLEEVSHPVAVDPDDTLRHIASERGWPILSFRD
- the gcvH gene encoding glycine cleavage system protein GcvH; this encodes MSQSPAELRYVSSHEWVRVEDDGTATVGITNHAQEALGDVVFVELPEVGAQLGAGDEAGVVESVKAASDIYAPIGGEIIAINENLEDNPEVINEDPYGDGWFFKMRLDDATSVDDLLTAEQYDASCDD
- a CDS encoding FAD-dependent oxidoreductase, producing the protein MSSQCDVVIVGGGLAGASLALALDRQGLDVVIVERGSWAEVQHEQPQTVYDFDARVSAVAANSWQFLGEQGLDLPSVRRQAYRSMQVWDGEGTGFVQFDAAELQVSELGAIVENSVLLAALHDKLKQSRVRTLMQQEINAIDTTESEARIELKSGQTWSAQLLVGADGALSIIRQYMGVDVVEWPYGQSAIVATLRTECMHEHVARQWFLRTGPLAFLPLSHPSDQFVSLVWSAHEREAERLMQLEDADFMDALAHKSEIQLGAITGVSQRICVPLRQRHAMNYQAKRCVLVGDAAHTIHPLAGQGINLGFADVSVLAEELGRAASKGLDLGSTLVLARYQRRRKTDNLVVAGAMEGFVRLFDQHNPVVRWLRNAGMSTFNRLSPVKRKVAKIAMGLA
- a CDS encoding FAD-dependent monooxygenase, with protein sequence MDESIRHNVGIVGGGMVGLLAALAFDRSFGASCAIHVFDVASIDFDRPLSQPSFDDRSTALSFDTLRYMDSLGLLDVSQQACPIRSIHVSNKGRMGSTVLTAQQVNWPQLGGVIENRVLGETLSQQLKDSRVRVHAPSEVATIQPKARGVEVFDADGKAQLLDCLIIADGGQSALAQRLGMLRESKAYAHSAIIANVATAEHHGHCAYERFSEQGPMAMLPLNNAGDLNRSALVWTAPKDRIDELMSLTDRQFCKSLEAQFGYRLGRIEQVGERHVYPLQMMHRIEQVRAGIVVLGNAAHTLHPVAGQGFNLSVRDIRSLTEVLTQCVSSQDFSSAALSPYAQRRALDQWRTVNASDLLPELFQYTGAVGAVRNFALGFMDLIPTVKQRFTAIAAGAVGEGDYV
- a CDS encoding aminopeptidase P N-terminal domain-containing protein, with protein sequence MRSSFKNHAARRQRLMTDMVDNAVALVPAASQKIRSRDTHFRFRQDSDFWYLSGFNEPDALIVLVPGRPHGEAILFCAEPDPKTALWEGEQVGPERAVSDYGFDDAFPLDDIDDILPGLMEGREHVYYSVGLRPDFDQRVLGILAHLRQHASSLSLAPGDLIDLHRLLHEHRLIKDAAELEVMRKAADITVAGHQAAMRAAAPGVYEYQLEAELQYVFARHGAREQAYAPIVGSGPNACTLHYDKNSRRMCDGELVLIDAGCEYQMYAADVTRTFPVNGRFSPEQKAVYEIVLLAQKAAIEQLQVGLPWQASHDASVRIITEGLLDLGILRGTLNDLIDTKAYQAFYMHRVGHWLGLDVHDVGDYQREGRWRDLLAGMVTTVEPGIYIASDNALVHERWRGIGIRIEDDVLISERGPEVLTEQAPKTVEEIELWMNR
- a CDS encoding UPF0149 family protein, with the protein product MWIESDEVLASDFDQVADLFLMEGVDLSPSEWHGCVVGLLVSGLRSDDLLAAMGHALKESITGDLMVATEQAAAASLRALCDPDYGFSPLVPDDDDELELRSEGLALWCEGFLKGFAAGVTQSDQVTTESAEILRDLAQIARVEVSGFDDFDEQENDFFELLEYVRVVVLNLYSTYALDDDELSLEDEHERIWH